ACGGTGCGCTTGATGCGTGGCGTCAGGGGCGCGTCCGTCTCCCGTCTGGAATATCTGAGTGCCATGGAGAAGGAGCTGGTCGAACTCATGGCGGAGAACGCCCCAGACGCCGACCAGGACGATGCGCAACAACATCTGAATCTTCGAGCGGTCTGCACCGAACTGCGCAGCCGTCTGAACCTCGACGACGAGAAGGGGCATCTCGATCCTACGCAGGTCCGAGCCTGCTTGCGATCCATGGCCGACGGATTCGGCTCTGGTAACGACAAACGCAGCATGATCCAGCTGCAGTCACTGGGTGATGACACCCTGCGCGTTACCTTGCGTCGCCCTTGGTCTCAGATTCGCAGAATCTGCGAGCTGCGCCGTGCCGTTGCCCAAGTCACCCTCACGCGGCTACTTGCAGAGGTCCCAGACGGAGTCAAAGGCGCATGCCTGGTGGAGTGCAAGGCCCAGGCACTGATCGATGCACTGTCCGACGACCTCGTTCTCAAGACCCAGCTGCGCGAGCCCGACGTAGCGCTGGAGAATGCGCTGCTCTACCTTCACCAGACCCGTGTGCTCGAGCTGGACAAAGGGCGATCCGTTTTCCGCTCGGCGATGACCATCCAGATGGAAGAGGACACGTCCCGGCGATTCAGTCAAGCCTCGTTCGCGCCCCTGGAAGAGTTCTACAAGGAGCGGACGCTGCAGACGCACGTCATGCACGAGTACGCCAAGCTGGGCGCGGAAGATCCGGCGAAAGCGCTCGACCTGGTCAAAGCGTACTTCACACTGCCGCACAAGCAATTCATCAAGGAATTCTTCCGGGGACGCACTGACCTTCTGGAGCGAAAGACCACCGACGAGTCCTACCAGCGCATCGTTGATGACCTGCAGCATCCCGTACAGGAGGCCCTGGTCACACAACCGCGGACGGGGAATCACTTGGTCTTGGCGGGACCGGGATCCGGCAAAACGCGGGTGATAGTGCACCGCATCGCCTACTTGCTGCGAGTGCAGCGCGTGAACCCGGGGCGCATCATCGCGCTGGCCTACAACCGAGGCGCGGCCGTCCAGCTGCGCCGCCGACTTTTAACGCTCGCCGGAGACGACGCACGGGGCGTATTGGTCATGACCTATCACGCCATGGCGCTGCGCTTGACGGGGACCAGCTTGGCGGGCGCCGAACGCACCTCCAGCAACGTCGACTTCAAGAAGATGCTGCAGGACGCCATCGACCTGCTCGAAGGCAAGAGCTCGGCGCTGATCGACGCGGACGAAGTCCGCGATCGCCTACTGCAAGGCTACGAATACATCTTTGTTGACGAGTACCAGGACATCGACGCGCAGCAGTACGCCCTGGTCAGCGCCCTTGCCGGTCGCCGGCGAGCGGACGCCGACACCAAGCTGAGCATCATGGCCGTGGGAGACGATGACCAGAACATCTACTCCTTCAAAGGCGCGAACATCGAGTTCATTCGGCGTTTTCGGGCCGACTATGAGGGCGACCTCACCTACCTGGTGGAGAACTTCCGCTCCACCCAGAACATCATCTCGGCCGCCAACCACGTGATCCAGCGCGGCGCCGACCGCATGAAGGTCGATCACCCGATCCGGATCGACGAGAGACGCAAGGATGATCTGCCGGGCGGCCGCTGGGCAGCGCTCGACAAGGAAGGCCGCGGCGCCGTACGGTTGATCACCAGCCCAGCTGCCCCAAACCTTCAGGCCCAACTGGTCCACGCAGAGATCGAGCGCATCCGGTGCATCGATCCGACGGTCAAGCTCTCAGAGATCGCTGTGCTCTGCCGCACGCACGCCCCTTTAGAAAAGATGAGGGCCATCTGCGATGTCGAAGGACTGCCCTGCGAAGTCACCGGTCCAGAAGCGGCCAAAGGACAGATCGCGCTGATGCGGACCCGCGAAGGCTGGGCGTTGGCCCAGGCACTGCGGCGGCGCCAGTTGCGTATGGTGCGCCTCAGCGCCCTTCGCAGATCCCTGACCTATCTGCAGCGCGCTCAGCCCAGAAACGCCGCGCTACTGGATCTCCTAGACATCGTCGATGACGTCGCCTCCTCGCTGCAAGCAGACATCGTTCCCGCAGCCGAAGCGCTGGACCTTTTCTACGAAGCTGCTGGCGAAATGCGGCGGGATGGCCGCGACAGCGCCATCAAGCTGATGACTGCACATGCTGCCAAGGGTCTGGAGTTTGACCACGTCATCGTGATGGACTGCGCCGACTGGCGCTGGGATGAAGAAGATGAACGACGACTTCTCTACGTGACCATGACGCGCGCTCGACAGTCGCTGAGCTTGATGCGCGCAGAGGGTGGACGCAACCCCTATCTCGTTGATCTTGGGACCATAGATGGAGTACAGGATCAGCTGCCGCGCGCCCGGCCAAAGCACCGCGCGGATCTTGAGCGCCAATACGTCATGCTGGGGCCGGCAAGCATGGACATTGGATTTGCTGGACGCGCGTCGTTGGCGCAGCCAATTCATCGCGCAATCGCCGCTTTGCGGATCGGAGATGTAGTCGAGGTGAAAGGACGATTCGTCCATTCGACCTCTGGACAAATCGTTGGCCGGCTGGCCGCAAGCATAGATGCGACGCATCTCCAACGAGGGGTCGCATCCGTGGTCGCGGTCATGGTGCGAACGCGATCTCAGACGCCCGAGGAGTACTGGCCAGCCCTACAGGCAGATCACTGGGAAACGCCGCTTGCGGAAGTCCGGCTAGCTGATCCAAGCGCGACGTCGGCTGTTGACGAGTTGCAGGCACTTGGTCGCCAGTAGCGAAGGCGACTTCTCTTTAGACCATCAGTGTTGAATTTGAACCGAGAATCCATGGCAATCAAAACCAGCTGGGTATTGCCTCCGCACACCATAGGTGGTCTAGACCACATCGGTACGCAAGGCCCCTGCATCCTGATCTACTCGCAACTGCTCCCCGGCATAACAAACGTCACCGACAGAGCCCGGTACTACAGTTTTTATCCATGGCTGATCCGATCCTACGCGGAGCGTGACAGCCACCGCGAGAACTTCAACGCATTCCTGGAGGCCTACCGAAAGGCCGATTGCCTATTCACGATGATTGCCGAGCGTCATGCGCAAGTCATGGGTGACGACGCAGCACGCCACGGGCCCGCGATGGTCGGGCGAGACACGCTCAACGATGCAGTCAGGTTGATCGGCGAAGGAAAGTCGGTCCGTCTCTCGACCTACGCGACCCGAGAGGATTCCGACAAGCGCTACTTTGCCAACAAGCTTGGCGGCCTCGGCCAGTACTATGCGGGAACACTGACGCAACTCGACATTTTGGCCGTAGTCGACAAGCCATGGCTGAGCTACACGCATGAGCGCGGCGGGCCGATCGCACAGGCGTTCGACATGGGCGTCGACGGCCGTTCCTTCTGGCAAGCCGTGGACGCCGATACCGTTTCGGCGCGGACGCTGGATGCGCTCCAAGACTTCTGCCCTTGTTGCCTGCCCAACCGGCAAGGCGAACGCGATGCCTTGCTCGACATCCTCTTCGACCGGAAGTCAGAGTTCGAGGCAGAAGGGGTCCAGCGGCGCAAGAGCCTGGCGCTCTTGCTGCATCTGGCCGGCGCCTTGCAGGCGGTAGAACTCTCCGCTGTCGACGAACCGACCTTCCGCGCCGCTGTCTACACGGAAACCCTAGCGGACGGCACGACATGGTGCCCGCCAGCCTCCTTGGCCCACACTCGGTCGGCCTGGGCCTACTACGTCCGGAATGACCTGATGTCGATAGCGATGCAGAAGGCCTTCGCCATCTCGCTCACCGCACTGGCAACACAACCAGCTCCGCCGGCCTCCATCGAAGAGTTCAGCCAGTCTCTGGCGAGCCGCCCTGAACTCGTCAAGGCACTGGACAAGTTGAAGGCGAAGACCTTTGGCGCGCTGTGCAGTTCTCTGGAAACGGGCGCGCCGGCGCTCGGCGACTTCATGGCCGACGGGCACGAACTGGCCTGGGCTGCTGCCCGCGTTTCGAGGGAGCGTCAGCAACTGGACCGGGAGCCTGCCTTTCTGGCGTCCGTCGTGAACGTGCTGGCGCTTCTTCGGGTGCGCGAGAACCACGGTGCGCCCGCCTATGGCCATCTGGCCATGGACCCGACGCAGCTCCAAGACTCCCCGATCAACCTGAGATCGTTTCGGGAGCGCTGCGTGAAATGGAACAACATGGCGCTTTCAGCCGTCGTCGCGGACCTGGTTGGCTGGATCCTGGAGACCCATCTGCGAGTCGCACTGCGCAAGCTACGACAGAGTTCGACCGCCACCTTCCGAATCCACCCCACCGAGCGGGGAATCGAGGCTCACGGTGACGTGCCCGTGCCCGCCAAGACCAATCCTCGCATCCGGCAAGCGATCAAGATGCTGTGGGATGTCGGCGCCCTGACCCGTGAGCCTGATGGCAGCGGAGATCTGCGGGCTACCGAGCTTGGCATCCAGCTCTTCGAAGCCGCCCATGCGTGAGACCAACGACGACATCTCGCTGCTGGCCGCCCTCAAAGGTGCGAAATTCGAGGCGTCTCTGGTGACGACCTTCAATGCCACGCTCCCGTTTTATGAGGAGGTCGTACTGAGGCGCCTGCAGGCGGCCGATTCGCGGCACAACGTGGTGCTCATGGACGCCGTCCAATGCGCGCGTTCGTGGGCCACGCCATCCTTGAGGCCGCGCCTGGCCGGTTCGGCGTATGCGCTCATCCCCATGGCCGCGCCTGGAGCCTTTCACCCGAAGATCTGCCTACTTGCCAGCAAGAAGCGCTGTGTCCTGTTCATTGGCAGCCACAACCTCACGCTTTCCGGCTTCGGTTTCAACCGGGAAGTCACCACGCACATCGACGTGCGCCCTGACAGCGCCCCTGCTCACAAGCTGGTTCTGAGCCACGTCTGGAGCCTGGTCCGCGAATGGCTTCGAACCCAGGAGGGGGCTCTGGCGCCCTCCGTGCTGGAGGCCGTGCACAGGATCGGTGAGCTTGTTCCGGGAGCCGATGGCGCCCAATCGAAGCTTTCCGACATCCGACTGCTCGGACAATCCAGCAGCGGTCCGTCATTGCTCGAACAACTCGGCCACGCGATCCCGTCGACGCCCCGGCGCGTGGTGATCACAGGAGCGTTCTTCGACACCCAACACACCTTCCTGAAAGCGCTGGAGACCCGTTGGCCCGGCGCCTC
Above is a window of Acidovorax sp. KKS102 DNA encoding:
- a CDS encoding RecQ family ATP-dependent DNA helicase; the encoded protein is METPVLDSFRARARRIAAEGRIVSVDVEAHPEKDDQIFAVGAVRSDGQDTFRSTCSPAKAASVATALNSFARDGQVLLGHNLKRHDIPLMRAQLPQLECLQWPVLDTLELSALAFPSNPYHRLVKGYKLLSDERNNPTKDARVALNVFEEAVEALLETNDQEPWWLTVLHFLLRNDESMATLLAQVREETTPAREAIGPIVASRFADRCCATRLEALVAEIVTSFDGHDPWSVAFALGWIRVAGGNSTLPHWVFHELPAVRQLIAELREIDCGQTNCPYCRENHNPEALLSSLFGKPSFRAQPTTTDGSSLQRAIVSAGLTRESLLAVLPTGGGKSICYQLPALVHYRRSGRLTIVISPLQSLMRDQVDNLMKADIQCAATVNGMLTPLERRDVLDRIRLGDVGIVLVSPEQFRSKTFVEAIRVREIAAWVFDEAHCLSKWGHDFRTDYLYVSRFIREQFPGQAPIACFTATAKPDVIEDLCDHFQEGLQVELKTFLGGHERTNLSYAVVPTSGGEKPQRIVELLRDGLRREDAAVVFCATRRSAETIAQIVTQQGVACACYHGGLSADLRKETQRRFLDGELQVIAATNAFGMGVDKPNVRLVIHAEIPGSLENYLQEAGRAGRDGNEAKCVLLFDPKDVETQFRLSSTSQLSQRDFIGLLRALRFQAKKLGKGEIVISAKELLAQSVGTSIELDAPDASTKVTTALSWLERHGFLTRNENATKVFPASLRVTSLQEAKERIAKADFSANVRQKFLAVATALFRSETPEGLSTDELMLDAGIRPEECFRIVHQLAKLGILVNDLGLTVRLMRGVRGASVSRLEYLSAMEKELVELMAENAPDADQDDAQQHLNLRAVCTELRSRLNLDDEKGHLDPTQVRACLRSMADGFGSGNDKRSMIQLQSLGDDTLRVTLRRPWSQIRRICELRRAVAQVTLTRLLAEVPDGVKGACLVECKAQALIDALSDDLVLKTQLREPDVALENALLYLHQTRVLELDKGRSVFRSAMTIQMEEDTSRRFSQASFAPLEEFYKERTLQTHVMHEYAKLGAEDPAKALDLVKAYFTLPHKQFIKEFFRGRTDLLERKTTDESYQRIVDDLQHPVQEALVTQPRTGNHLVLAGPGSGKTRVIVHRIAYLLRVQRVNPGRIIALAYNRGAAVQLRRRLLTLAGDDARGVLVMTYHAMALRLTGTSLAGAERTSSNVDFKKMLQDAIDLLEGKSSALIDADEVRDRLLQGYEYIFVDEYQDIDAQQYALVSALAGRRRADADTKLSIMAVGDDDQNIYSFKGANIEFIRRFRADYEGDLTYLVENFRSTQNIISAANHVIQRGADRMKVDHPIRIDERRKDDLPGGRWAALDKEGRGAVRLITSPAAPNLQAQLVHAEIERIRCIDPTVKLSEIAVLCRTHAPLEKMRAICDVEGLPCEVTGPEAAKGQIALMRTREGWALAQALRRRQLRMVRLSALRRSLTYLQRAQPRNAALLDLLDIVDDVASSLQADIVPAAEALDLFYEAAGEMRRDGRDSAIKLMTAHAAKGLEFDHVIVMDCADWRWDEEDERRLLYVTMTRARQSLSLMRAEGGRNPYLVDLGTIDGVQDQLPRARPKHRADLERQYVMLGPASMDIGFAGRASLAQPIHRAIAALRIGDVVEVKGRFVHSTSGQIVGRLAASIDATHLQRGVASVVAVMVRTRSQTPEEYWPALQADHWETPLAEVRLADPSATSAVDELQALGRQ